A region from the Pelobates fuscus isolate aPelFus1 chromosome 3, aPelFus1.pri, whole genome shotgun sequence genome encodes:
- the LOC134601246 gene encoding beta-1,3-galactosyl-O-glycosyl-glycoprotein beta-1,6-N-acetylglucosaminyltransferase 3-like, whose amino-acid sequence MSKEEAEFPIAYSMVVHEKIEMLERLLRAIYSPHNIYCIHVDAKSPDSFKDAVRAITNCFNNVFVASKLEKVVYGSWFRVQADLNCMEDLLESKVQWKYLINTCGTDFPLKTNAEIVQTLKLLKGRNSVQSMEPRAIKKSRWFFHHEIGESIVRTNVQKSIPPVNIQMFSGSTFFVVSRGFVQYIFANKKILEFFEWSRDTYKPDEHIWATVNRLPGVPGSVPHNPKYGTTDMNSIARLIKMLRYEGSIERGAPYPACSGSRHGSICIFGSGDLQWLIQQQHFLAHRFDPMVDEPAIQCLEQYLRNKTLYGK is encoded by the coding sequence ATGAGCAAAGAAGAAGCTGAATTTCCCATTGCCTATTCCATGGTGGTTCACGAGAAGATTGAAATGCTAGAACGGCTTCTGAGAGCAATTTATTCTCCTCACAATATTTActgcattcatgtggatgctaaGTCTCCAGATAGCTTTAAGGATGCAGTGAGAGCCATCACGAACTGCTTCAACAATGTTTTTGTGGCTTCTAAACTGGAAAAAGTGGTCTATGGATCATGGTTCCGGGTGCAGGCTGACCTTAACTGTATGGAGGATCTTCTGGAGAGCAAGGTTCAGTGGAAATATCTCATTAACACATGTGGAACAGACTTCCCACTGAAAACAAATGCTGAGATTGTACAAACTCTGAAATTACTAAAGGGAAGAAACAGTGTGCAATCCATGGAACCTAGAGCGATCAAAAAGTCAAGATGGTTTTTTCATCATGAAATAGGTGAATCTATTGTTAGAACCAATGTCCAGAAAAGCATACCCCCAGTCAATATTCAAATGTTCAGTGGCAGCACCTTTTTTGTTGTGAGCAGGGGATTTGTTCAGTACATCTTTGCAAACAAAAAAATTCTAGAATTCTTTGAGTGGTCAAGGGATACATATAAACCAGATGAGCATATATGGGCAACTGTGAATCGTCTACCTGGGGTACCGGGATCTGTTCCTCATAACCCTAAGTATGGTACTACAGATATGAATTCTATTGCTAGGCTTATAAAAATGCTAAGATATGAAGGAAGTATAGAAAGGGGTGCACCATATCCAGCATGCTCAGGGTCTCGTCACGGCTCAATCTGTATTTTTGGATCTGGAGATCTACAGTGGTTGATCCAGCAGCAACACTTCCTAGCCCACAGATTTGACCCCATGGTTGATGAGCCCGCAATTCAGTGTTTGGAGCAGTATTTAAGAAATAAAACTCTGTACGGAAAGTAA